The sequence AGATTCCAGAGCAGACTAATTGAAGAAGGGATTTGAAACCCCTCACGAAATCTAGCCCAAAGGTACCTCAAGTTCACCATTTGAAACACATTTTCTTCTAAATACGCACTGGAATACTTATCTGTAATCAATGTCCTCAAAAATCTAAAATTTAGCAATTTTTCTGGCACTGTATTACCATGACATATGAAAGAACGAGCACGTGACATAGTTTCCATGGCATCCCTGACTGTCTTATCTGAAATTCCTCTGGGAATAACAATGCGGCGTTGGCTATTTATCCCTTGAGGACAATGTTGCCCTAAGACATAATAAAAACTCTGTTTTTCAGCTTCTTGAAATGATAGATCTCTCAGTAAATCATGCATTTTGCAGTACTTTATATTCCCAACTGCCCCTAACCCATGAACTAGAATGAGGTTTCGATCGACCAGCTCCTTCAGATACTCATTGGCCATTGTTTCCAAGCTTTTATTGATTATTGGTTTGAGAAAGCCTTCAGAAACCCATAGCCTCATGAGTTGTGCGGTCCTAATTACCTCATCTTCCCCAAACATCCCCATGTACAAAAAACAAGGCTTCAGATAGGCAGGCAAATGGTCATAGCTCAGTTTCAATACTCTCAAccaatattcatcattttccgaaTTCACTATTGAGCTTAAGTTTTTCTCTATGTGCTCCCAATACTCCAATGTAAGTTCGGACTTTGCCAAAAGACCCCCAATCACAGCAATCGACAAAGGAAGTCCCTTACACTTCCCCACGATCTTCTTTCCGATTTCCTCGAGTTGAAGAGGAAAAACCTCATCCCCAAATACAGTTTTGGAGAACAAACTCCAGCTACAAACGTCATCTAAAAATCTCATACCAATGCTGTTAGAGTTTGTCAACTCAGTAGCCAAGTTTGAGAGCCTAGTTGTTACAATTACTCGACTCCCATCATTGTAATCGGGAAAGAAAAACCTTATCTTGTACCACACCTCTACACTCCACATATCATCAAGTATTATGAGATACCTCCTACCACATAAATACTTGTACAATTTTTCTCCTAAATCTTCCTCACTCAGATCACTACCCAAATTTCCACTTACTTGGTGAAGAACTTACCTAAGTGTTTCTCTAACATTATAAGTTTGAGAAATCGTAGTCCACGCACGAATATCAAAATGCTCCTTAACAAGGGCATGCTCAAATATATGTcgggcaagagtggtcttaccaatCCCGTCCATCCCTGTGATTGGGATGATTTGGCGGTTACGGTTCCCTCCAGTGAGCTTATCCAAGAGTTGAAGTACCACGTCATCAAAGCCCACCATCATGCTTTTCTTCACAGTGGAAGAGGACGTCAAGGAGCCAGCATGAGTCGAGGATACCTTTCTCTGCAGCTGAGCATCAGCTGAAGTCTCCATGGCTTCCTTCTTGATCACATTCATTTCTTCTATCACTCGTTGTAGATCTTCATAGAAGTCGATGCAACTGACTTCCTTTCCAACCGCATCTACTTCATCGCTGTAGTCAGAAGAGGTGTCACAGCCTTCGAAAAATTCCTGTAAGAAGGTAAAAAATTTGAGTTAGAGATTCATTTCTTCTATCACTTGTTGTAGATCTTGATAGAAGTTGATGAAACTGACTTCGTTGGGACTCATTGATCTACCCAGTTCATTTTCCATGGCTTCTTTCTTGATCACATTCATTTCTTCTATCACTTGTTGTAGACGATCTTGATAgaagttgatttgttcatcagcTTCAGCTGTATCAATTTTGGCTTTTTTGGATCTTCTCAGCTGAAGCTTGTCCACAATATGAGATTCGATAGCATCTTCAGCCGCATAAGCTGCATCTGCGATACGTTTGGATCTCCTCGGCTGAAGCTTGTCCACAATATGTGATTCGATAACATCTTCAACAGCATGAGCTGCATCTGCGATACGCATCTCCAGCGGATCAGCTTCATCTCCATCGGCAACAGGGGACTTATAACTTTCAAGAAATTCCTGCAAAAAGGTAAGAATTTGAGTGAGAGATTCAAGTTGTTGTTTGTGGATAGAAATTGGAGGGGAAGGGTGGTGCTCGATCTGATTGATGGTATTCATAAGAGAAACTATGGCTGCATAGGCTGCCATGATCCAAGGAAAAACAGTGTATATTTTTCTGAGAAAGAATTTGATAGAATCTGAGTTTAGGTTCAGCAAAAACAATGTGTAAAATGGGTATATCTCCTCTTCTCAATTATTATCAGAAACATTATGTGTGCAGCTTTTCATCCACCTTTCAGAATCACATTAATGCCAAACAGCTAAGATAAGAGAAGACTTGTCGGTTGACCCTACAGTTTACTAGTCTCTTATCACATTGTGCTAATTATGCTAATTATGAAATAATGGAGCTAAAGAGTAGCAAGCtacaattgaattttttttagatagGTGATCATTTAGTGTAGCATTATGCTATGCTTAAATGGGCATAATAATaagattcaaaataaaacctttTGGAATATGATTTGTCTTCTCGCAGTGcactacttaaaaaaaaaaaaaaggcggGCAATGTCCAATCCTCATACAGCTGAGAAACATTAAATTACATGTAAATTTAAATAAGAACACTATGGTGTAAACGTATTCCAACCATTCTGAATCAAGttcaataaaaattattaatatgaaaTTTTACACCACCTTAATCTAAATTACCATTTTTGTTGTCCTGCTTACTCATAGCATGAAACTTAGGAAGCTAACACTCACTCAATCTCATTTGATTATCTCATATAGTTTGGGAAATATATACTagtataaaattatgatatagaGCTTCATTCTCAacttttttttcaatgaaaTCTAGCTTGTTTTCTTATTCTCGACTAGgcccaagcccaagcccaagcccaagCCCATCCCATGAACATATATAGAGAAATAAAGGTTATTTTTGCTTTTTGGATCCAACCGAAGAAATAAAGGTTATTATTATCCCTATCAAAGCTATTGAATATTATTAACAGCTCAAAGATACAATCAAGATATGTTGTAGGGTTAAACATATGCAAATTACTTGAAATGAAAAACACCTCAAGAAAATGATGCACTCTAAAAAGGCATAGGTCGCCAACCTCACATCAACTTTTcatgaaatttcatcaaataaaaacttatacaaaaagacaatctattttaactctcaacaaaaaattaacatataactGACAAAAATTGTTGAGATTATTATAGTTGGAACTGTATCCCCAATTTATTTTGatcaaacaaaattatttaaagaacaatttatataaataacatttcaTATACTATGATtataaataatgtaaaataataattatgatgtAAAGTgatttcccgtcgaatttcgaccgGTTATAaactagtttcatataaattgGTTTTTGGAGATGATCCTCATCGGCCACTCTTTTTAGCGCGCTTTCCTTGCCCTTTCTTGGTGGCCCCTTTAGGCGACGCTTCAACATTTCAAGCCTATTCGGTCGCCAAGATAGAATTGCAGTATTTTGGATCCAAACAAATGAAGATCTTATTCTATTTTAGATGGAGTCTACAAACTGATTGAGCATTCTACAAAAACAAGATGGACTATTTAAATTTCCTTATCACATTTTAAGACAACTATTTTATAATCCTATTTGCCAAGTAATCTATCCACAAGAACACTATCATAGAAACTTTTTTAATGTTTGGTATAGTAAACATATAGTATCTCTCATATATCATGCATGCCACTGTTGCTAAATGATAGCAGGCCCATAGAGTTTGAATATGTGGTTGAGAACTTATTAAACAATTAACAACTGTGTGAATGGTGAAAATCCTATCACTTTGTACATTTACTGAACTTAGATTAGGGGTGTAAGTGAGCCGAGCTAGCTTGCGAGCTACTCGGGATCGACTCAAAAattactcgaaatcgactcGGTATAAGCCgagtcgagcttgagctcgagctactcgacTAGGTATcgagcccgagttcgagttttatcatactcgactcgttaggctcgcgagcctaatcgagctttcaAAAAAATTACGATTTTATCCCTACACTATATAATTACTAATATAGCTCATAATATATACAATTTGTGGAAGCATGTATGAGacgagcttaaacgagctcgaCTAAGATTCAATAATCGAGCCGAACCgaaccgagtcgagctcgagctcaaaaatCTCAAACTCTTAGCTCTAGCCTcagtgactcctctggtggcCACTTCAGCCAGCACTTTCTTCAAGCCTCCTCCTAAGCTGCTCCCAAcactcatctcctcaacctcacaaTTTCTGATTTATTCAAAGAAATGGGAATCTAAAATTATGGGTTATGAAATGGATCTTACAGAATTCATTTACACAAAAAACGCTTAGATTTTTTATATGGACTAGCAAGGGGTAACAATAGTCCAAaacttgaatgaataaattgggccaaattcaattaaaatcgcAGCCCATTTTCTTTTGAAAGTAAATCTGCTCAATCCCAACACACccagcccaatgaattaaacagAAAACAAAATCGGGTCCAGccaagtaaaaataaaaaccgGCCCAAATGCTATTGTATACGACAGcccaatcaaataaaaataaaaggaaattgGGCCAGCTAAATTTAAAAGGAAACAGCCCAAATAGAAGCCCAACCCTCAGGCCCCAAATGGAATTGTTTGCGTTTGTAGATGCTTGTATGGTGGTATTTTGCATGCTGGTGTCAAGGATTTCTAATTCATGCTCTACTTATATATGGTAAGTTCACATTTGAGCTAGCAGTTCAGACATCGTATAAAAAGACTAAGGTATCGTCAAATTTCTAGTTGTATACCTTTGTTGATGGTTGAAATTGATAGAAAGCTGTTTTTCTTCTTTAGGGATTTTGGCCTGAAATTTTTAAGTGCTTgtaggaattatattatatacattatctacattgatattatatttcaCCATTGTTTATCCTTTTCTAATCCTTTTTCTTTTGCTCGCAGATTGAAACTCCCAAAGATGTTCAAGAAAAGTTTGGCCGATCTGTGGTTGAATCATATCTACTGTGATAGGTATGTTCCTTGGGtgcataaaataaatcaaagtggAGTATGAATGATATATAGACATTTCTCTATTATTGTTAGAAAATGGAGGTGATTATATAgtggtttgagtgtggtgagtgattgtagtgaagtggtgtagagaatattgtgaatgtagtgtgtgtagaagataGAGAGAATGATTTTAGAATTGAGCTCTTGTCTCCAAAGAACTTAGATAATATTAGATAGAGTGATGTTTTTGAGATTGATTACAAATGGCTCacaagagctctatttataggtgtgggAAGATCTCTCTAAATCCCACTACATTAGTTtgtatctagaattctctactagtatctacttggaattctctagatactctattttaaatatctaatttcTAGAATACTCATACTTCTCCTAGgtattatttagaatactctAGAGTAATCTAGCTAGTGGTGAATTCTCTAGATCATACATAGCTTATTCTCTCTTAGAATATTCTAGATAAATGCATCACACTTCAATAATTATAGAGAGAcgtcaataaaaataaatagtaaCATTTCGACTGAATTATTTGAacttaaataaatgtaaaagttcttttaaaaaaaaaatgtaaaagttgATGCCATATTGGATTCTAGCGAAAAAAGACAATGCATATCTGGAATGCATTTGTAAGTGACAAATATGATAATGAAAAGTATTTACAATGAAAACTACGCATTAAACttgtttatttagttatttatttaaactAGCAGTAAGAACGTGCGATGCACGTTAA comes from Salvia miltiorrhiza cultivar Shanhuang (shh) chromosome 3, IMPLAD_Smil_shh, whole genome shotgun sequence and encodes:
- the LOC131016852 gene encoding putative late blight resistance protein homolog R1B-12 isoform X2, whose product is MAAYAAIVSLMNTINQIEHHPSPPISIHKQQLESLTQILTFLQEFLESYKSPVADGDEADPLEMRIADAAHAVEDVIESHIVDKLQPRRSKRIADAAYAAEDAIESHIVDKLQLRRSKKAKIDTAEADEQINFYQDRLQQVIEEMNVIKKEAMENELGRSMSPNEEFFEGCDTSSDYSDEVDAVGKEVSCIDFYEDLQRVIEEMNVIKKEAMETSADAQLQRKVSSTHAGSLTSSSTVKKSMMVGFDDVVLQLLDKLTGGNRNRQIIPITGMDGIGKTTLARHIFEHALVKEHFDIRAWTTISQTYNVRETLR
- the LOC131016852 gene encoding putative late blight resistance protein homolog R1C-3 isoform X1; translation: MWSVEVWYKIRFFFPDYNDGSRVIVTTRLSNLATELTNSNSIGMRFLDDVCSWSLFSKTVFGDEVFPLQLEEIGKKIVGKCKGLPLSIAVIGGLLAKSELTLEYWEHIEKNLSSIVNSENDEYWLRVLKLSYDHLPAYLKPCFLYMGMFGEDEVIRTAQLMRLWVSEGFLKPIINKSLETMANEYLKELVDRNLILVHGLGAVGNIKYCKMHDLLRDLSFQEAEKQSFYYVLGQHCPQGINSQRRIVIPRGISDKTVRDAMETMSRARSFICHGNTVPEKLLNFRFLRTLITDKYSSAYLEENVFQMVNLRYLWARFREGFQIPSSISLLWNLHTLIVSCYGEPTTAPVEIWKMHQLKHVDVGGVMYLPDPPSGDSDVMMENLETLKGVRDFNLNEEVVKRIPNIKKLSITYKDKLILDRVKCLSYLQCLSKLESLTCFIDDGCDEYLQSISFPHSLKKLYLKCGNFHLEEIMEKIASLPLLEKLELRYGQFATRSWEIVEGQFPCLKYLKLWGCEDMECWTLEGSCLPRLEQLILFVMDSFEEFPSEIGEIATLKSIGLWDCSESMAVSLKKIVEEQKELQGDPPFHVIVRSSNVSQELQRLATPNFRVVKW